Sequence from the Clostridium saccharobutylicum DSM 13864 genome:
ATCTTATAGATTTCAGCCATAAGATATTTAAAATAAAAAGAGTCATTATAACTAAAATTATATCAATAATTTTATATTTTTTCTAAATGAAAAATTTAGAAAAAATATAGAACTTAATTTAATATTATAAGTTAAGTTTTGGTAAATATCAATTTTTATATTTATTATAAAAAAAATACTATATGGTAATAAAATACAGTAAAGTGGGTAATATATTATATAGAAGATTATTTTGTAAACATAAATGTTTTATGGAATTTTAAAATTTAGTATAACATACTATATATTATAGTATATAAAAGATATTGTTAATATATAGTATAAAATATATATTAGGAAGGTGATTAAAATGGTGGAAAACTATAATTCTTTTGATTATTGGGAAAAAGTTATTGATGCAAACAAAACAATAAGAGGGCATATATTTATGCAAGAATTACCTAATGAAAATAGTATCTATTTCCATACTCTTATATTTAGTAAGAAAACTGGAATAAATAGTATATGGGGATACTTTCCTAATGTGAGAAGTTTACTTGGATATATTCAATATTCATTTTTACAAGAAGCATTTTATAAATGGATTTATGGTAGAGAAACATTAGTAACTAAGATTCCATATGTTACTGTTGAAAAAATTATTTCCGAAGGAGAACGTAAGAATAAAATATCTAAAGACGCAGCAGCTAGTATGAGATATGAATATAGACTTTTGAATCACCTTTGGAATATGCCATCAAAAAAAGTTAAAATAGAATTAAAAAAATTTATTTCTGCTTTTAATAAAAGATGGATTGGAGACAAAAATGGATTTTTATATATAAAGGTTTTCAAAACACCAGAAGAACTTGGTGATTTGGTAATTTCCTCTTCTCTTTTTACGAGTACAGAAGAGGAATTACAGGATAAAATAGGAATGACAATAGATGAGTGGAAAAATGTTTGTAGTACAGCTATAAAAGATACTGATAATGGTAAAATATTTAGAAATATTTTATTAAAAAAATTAAGTGAAGTATTTTAGAAAATTTAATAAATAACAAATTATATTGATTAGTTATTTAAATTTTACTGGTATAATCAAAAAACACAATTATAACTTTGAAATGTATTCTAAATCAAAAAAATGGTACTCTTTTGTGTAGTTACATTTAGTAACTAATACAAAAGAGTACCATTTCTATTACATGATAAATTTACATATAGGGTTACTCGTTGAGAATTAAACTTATAATATTAGAATGTATTTCCATACTAGAAATAAGGGGAATTCTTTTGCGTAGCGTTGCGTTGATAATTTAGTTGTAGGATTTCTTCATCAGAAGTTGTTCTATTATCGCTTGTCATCAACTTGTTTAAGGAGCATGCAAGAATGGGACAACTTCTGCTGTTAGAAATCCACAGCTAAATTATCTAGCAACCGAGCTAAAGAATTCTCCTTATTTCGGTTAGTTATTACATAAGTCTAAGTCTTGATTTTGATATCTATAAAATGTTATTTTATATTTAAATTTTTTTCAGTAAATTCAGTATTTATTAAATATTGATGTTTTCAACAGAAGCTATGCTTTGAGATGAGATTCCAAGCATTTCACCAGTAAATCCAAGACCTTCTTCAGTAGTTGCTTTAATATTGATTTGATCAATATTTATATTGAGAGACTTTGCTATGTTTTCCCTCATTTTTTCAATATGAGGTAGCATTTTTGGCTTTTGGGCTATTATTGTAGCATCAATATTATTTACTTTATATCCTTTTTTATTAATTAGCATATTTGTTTCCTTAAGCAGTTTAATACTAGAGATACCTTTGAATCTATCATCCGTATCAGGAAAGTGTTTGCCAATATCTCCAAGAGCGCATGCGCCTAATAAAGAATCCATTATAGCGTGAAGTAGAACATCTGCATCTGAATGTCCAAGCAATCCCTTCTCATATGGTATTTCAACGCCACCTAAAATTAATTTTCTATTGTCGACCAATTTATGAACATCATATCCTAATCCAACTCTCATACATATCACTCCGTTTAAATGTTATTATATTTTATATATTTTAACATAATAACAGTATTATATGAAAAGAAATATAATCAAATTTATGAGTTTTAACTAAAAAGACGTTTCTTTTTATCTGAATAGATATTTGATGAAGATTTGGATTTAAATTTAAACTTATTAGAGAAAAAATGAAAAAGCTTATTTAAAAGATAGTTGGCAAAAGTTATTTTTCGTTTATTGATAAAGTCTACGTATATAATTTTCCTTTTCATATACTATCCCCCAAAAAATATTAATTTAGACATATTGAAAAAATAGCCATTCAATATGCCAAGCTATTTTTTATCATACTTGGTAGGCATATTAATTTAATAGTTCCCTATACCAAATATATATCATTATTTAATGTAAAATATAATTGCATTTTGAATTTTTTATTTTATTTCATATGCCTTAAATTAACACTAATTATATAAAGTTTTACGGACAAGCAAATTTCTATGCTATAATAATATATTATGAAAGAATGTTAATTTTGATTGTATAGTTTTTAGATTTTATAAGAGGTGTTGGGGATATGGAAACTACGAAATTTAATAGAAATAAGTATGTATTTACATCGATTCCAGCTATGTCACTTGTAGGAGAATCAATGATAGCTAATAGAAGTAAACAATTGACTTTGTTTTTACAGGAGTTAGATTCTTATAATATTTTACTGAGGGATTTGGTTAATTTTCCATTGAAGGAATCTGATAGAAATGTAGCATTAAATATAGCATATTATATAAATGGTATAGATGATTTAGAGAAATCTGTAAAAAGTAAAAAGGATTTGCCTATAACTAGATTGAGCAGAGCTATTAATATAAAATCTAACTATTTACAAAAAATGAGAGATTATATTTTAGCATATTATATAATATTCTCTAATAAGCAATATAAATTGATACAGGATTATTTTAGAATAAAGTTAAAAGAAGATAATAGAGAAGTAATTAATCTTCCGAATAAAAAAATAGATGAAATCCATAGAGGTATAGTAGTAGCATCATTTAAGAAATCAGTATATGTATTAAATTCCAAGGGAGAGTTTTTGAAGTTAAAAACTATTCGCAGACCAAGAATTGGAGAATTGGCGGATGGGAAACAAAAAAAAGGTATACGAGATTATAAAATACATATATCAATTGCTTTAATTATTCTAGTATTTTTATGTTGTGCTATAGTTGCTCAGTATAGAAAAATAGAAACTATAGTTGTTATACAAATTAATTCTAATATTAAACTTCATGTAAATAGGTTTGATAAAGTAATATATGCATATTCACCTACAGAAAAGGGAAAGACTCTTCTTGAAAGCACTGATGTTTTAAATAAAAATATTGATGATGCTATGTCAGAAATATTTGATTATGCATTTGATAATCAAATGATAGATTTAAGTAAAAAAAGTATAATAACGATAAATGGAAAACAAGTGAAGTATGGTGAACTTTCTAAAACGAATAAATTTTTAGAAGATAAGAATGTACCAATACTTATAAACAATGGAGGAAATCAACAAAGATTGCCTCAAGGTTTTGAACAGGAAGAAAAAGCTGAAAGTAAAAAATAAATTTAAGAAACATGAAAATAAATAACAAGTCCAAAATTGTTAAGGATATTTTTCATCAGGCAAGAAGATAAATTGCTCTCATAGTAGGTCTATTAGGTCAATTTATCCACGTAGCATGATGATAAATAGGCTGACAAATGGACTTGTTATTTTTTGGTGGTTGATAAAATTTGTTTGAATGTAGCCATAGTATAATTGGAATTAATATAAATTCGATTAAGTTCAAGAGGAGAATCATCTCTATCGGCAAGTCCTCTATCAGTGGTGAATGCTAGGCTATATCCAGCAGCTTTTGCAGCTTTAATGCTATCTTTATTGTATTTTCCATAAGGATAAGCAATTGAAAATACAGACTTGCCTGTTATTGATTCTAGTGTTTTTTTTGATTCTTTTAATTGTTTTAATTGTTCATCATAACTTAATTTGTTAAGTTCGGAATGATTAACAGTATGACTTTGAATATCTACTCCGTAATCAGACATTTCTTTTATAGCATCTTTAGATAAATAATATTCTCCGTCTAGGTCAGAGGTTATGCAAAAAATAGTAGCTTTCATATCAAGTTCTTTCAAGATAGGGAAAGCGTTTTGATAATTATCCATATATCCATCATCAAATGTAATAACTATACTTTTTTCAGGAATAGGAGAATTATTTAATAAATAATCACTAAGTTCGCTTAGAGTTAAAGTTACATATCCTTGATCTTTTAAATATTTAAGTTCATTTTTAAGCTTTTGAGGAGATATTGTAACTTCATTATGATTAGAATCTCTAACTGAATGATAATATAATACTGGAACACCTCTATTATCATTAGTTAAGGTTGACTCGTCAAAAGTTCTTTTTTTTTCAATATTTGAATTATTTATTTTAGAATCATTTCCAGATTCATATTCATCTAAAGCTTTACTAATATTTTTAGATTCTACTTTTGGAAGAATATTTTTATATATAGAATATCCACTTAATACACAAACTAAAAAAGTAGCTATAAAGATGAGAAGACTTTTATTTTTAAAGTTATATTTTTTTAACATATTATTGTTACAACCCTTCTTATATCGTAATTTAATATTGTATTCTTTTATAATTATATCCAAAATTAAATAAAATAAATGAGCAATCACATAATTGATAATCATTTATTCTAAAATAATATCTGTGTTAAGAATTCATGTATTATTTTAGAATAAGATTTAAAAAGTGTAGCATAATATAAAAAGAGTACAACTTATTAACATTATCAACATCCCCCTGTGGATAAGATGTTATAAATATGTTAACATACATAATTTTACAAAAAAGTTTTGTGGATATATGATGAAAATTTTATAAAAAAGTATAAGCCAAGGAGAAGAAAATATGGGCTATATAGTGAATGTAATCGGTGCATTGGGGATAAGTTTAATGTTATCTACAGCTTATCCACAACAATTGTTAATAAATAGTGAATTACAGAGTTCAAGTGAATTTAGAATTGTGGAAAAGTCTATACGAAAAGACCTAGATTATCTAAAAGAGGACATAAAAATACCTCAATTAATAGGAGGAAATGATGAAAAAAAGATAAATTTAATAAATAGTATAATTAATAAGAATATTTTGCCCAAGGCAAATGAAGCAGAAGAAATATCAAAACAATATTTCGATATAAATGTACAAGAAAAGCCTAGATTTCCTTATGAAGTTTATTCAACTTATAATATAACAAGTGACAAAAATTCATTTGTTAGTTTTTATGATGATTATTATGAATATTTAGGAGGAGCACATGGATTGACTAGTAGAACTTCATATACAATAGATAAAAATAAAGAAGAACTTCTCAATTTAAAGGATTTATTTGCTTCAGGATATAATTATGCTGATATTATAAATAATGAAATAAGAGAACAAATTAAAAAAAATCCACAGGATTATTTTGATTCAGGAAGTGAATTTAAGGGGATTGGTGAAAATCAATCTTTTTATATAGACGATGATAATTTAGTTATTTATTATCAATTATATGAAATAGCACCTTATGTGAAGGGAATACCAGAATTTAAAATTCCATTAAGCACTTTTGGAAAAAATTTTATATACTAAAATTTATAAGTATTATCGAGTACTAAGTTTTAGTAATACCAACCGAAATATGACATATATATGTTTGGTCGAACTATGAAAAGTTTATTTGGATTTACTAAATTAGAAGTTGTAGCAAATATTGATTATTCTAAAAATATTTTTTAGAATAATCAATATTTGAACAATTCCTAATTTAGCAATGTCAGCAATTCATTTTTTAATGACTATTTTATATATGTGTGTGATTTAAAATTTATATAGGTGATAAGTTATGTATTACTTTTCTCTTGTTATTTCATAACTTTAAATTATTTATTAATACCATCATGTGCATTATTATTTTGATTTCCTCTAAATCCATACCCATCGGAAATTATTCTACCTATTCCAGTTACCTTTCCAGTTATGCAACCTCGACAGTGAGCAGGAGTATCCCCTGTGCATATCTTACCTGGGTATAAAGCATATAATTTTCTATATTCACCTTCTGTAACATTTGGCATTACAACATTGGCACCACTTTGTAGTGCAATCACTCTGCCATTTGGAGTTAATGACTCCATTGCAGTTGTTGCAGGAATATTTATATCTGGAAGAATTAAACGTGTTAAAGCCATAACTTTTAGAGCTAAAGTAAGGTTTCCACCTTCAGCATCATGTAACGGTGTATCTTCATTTGGTATAAACGGTCCTATACCTATCATATCTGCATTTATCTTTTTAAAGAATAATATATCCTTTGCAATAGATTCTAAGGTTTGACTAGGAAGTCCAACTAGAATGCCACTACCAACTTCATATCCTAATTCGCCTAAGTTTTCTAAACACTTTAATCTTTCTTCAAAGCTCATATTTGGATCCATATCTTCATAAAGTTTTTTATCTGTAGTTTCAATACGAATCAAATATCTATCAGCGCCAGCTTCTTTAAAAGCTTTATATTCATCATAAGTTTTTTCGCCTAAACTTAAAGTTAAAGCCACATCTAATTTCTTTATTTCTTTTATGATCTTAATCATTCTTTCCTTCGTAAAGTAGTCATCTTCTCCACCTTGAAGTACAAGAGTTCTATATCCATAGCTGACAGCTTTTTTGGCAAAATCTAAAATTTCTTCTTCACTTAATCTATATCTTTTTAAATTTTTATTATCTCTTCTTAAACCACAATACATACAGTTTCTTTTACATATGTTTGTAAATTCGATTAATCCTCTTAGATGAACATAGTTACCTAAGTATTTTTCACGAACTTCATCAGCTGCTTTGAAAAGTTCTTCATTTATATCATCATTTTTTAGCAATTCAAGTATTTCAATTTCATTTAAATCATGAGTAATTTTAGCTTTTTCAATAACTTTATTCATAGTTCCTCCTAAATTAAAAATTAGGCACATGAGAGAAAATAATAGATCAAAATAGACGAGCATACTGGTCTATTATTTTTTTTGATTGTGCCTTAATAAGTATACTCTATAAAATATTCTAGAAAAGTGCAATAAATAAAATTAAATTTTTATATGTTTGAATGAATAGACAAAGTATTGTTAAAGAATTTTGGGGCAAACTATTTATAGATTTTTTTATAATAATTATTACAAAATAAAGAAATACTTTTGTTAAAACTCTTAAAATGAATTTTGGAGGTGAGTTAACAGTTAATAAAAGTTTATAAAACTATCTTGATTTTTTATAATATTGTCATTGTAATATATTTCAAGAGGTGATTTTATGAAATACTATTCAATTGGATGATTTTTCGAATTGATAGGAAAAACAACTTAAACATTAAGGTAGCGGGATAAAGATAATGTTTTAAACCACACCATACAACAGAAAGTGGTTATAGATATTATCCTTAAGAACAACTTAATCATTTTTTAGGACTTAGAGGAGAAGAACAATAAAAAGGAAAAGTAATGGGATATTGTGGAGTTAATTTAGATAAACAAAAAGATGATTAAGGAGTTGTTAAAGGATGATACTGGCGAAGAAAGTTAGAATTATTCCAAGTATAGAACAAGAGCAAAAATTATGGCAATCGGCTGGAACTGTAAGATTTATTTATAATTGGACACTTGCAAGACAAGAGGAGAATTATAAAAATGGTGGCAAGTTTATTTGCGATAATAATTTAAGAAAAGAAATTACCATACTTAAAAAAAATAATTTATCATGGCTTAATGAAGTTTCTAACAATGTTGCAAAACAGGCTATAAAAGATGGATGTTTGGCTTATAAAAGATTTTTTAAAGGTTATTCAGATAAGCCAAGATTTAAAAGCAAAAGAAAAACCAAGCCATCATTTTACAACGATAATGTAAAATTAAAAGTTAAGCGTAATATGGTTTTAATTGAAAAAGTAGGTTGGGTTAAAACATCAGAACAAATACCAATGAGTGTTAACTATGCTAATCCAAGAGTGAGTTTTGATGGAAAATATTGGTATATATCTATAGGCATAGAAAAAGAACAACCAGTAGTGAAATTAACAGACGAGAGCATAGGTATAGACGTTGGAATTAAAGACCTTGCTATATGCTCCAATAGAATGATTTTTAAAAATATTAATAAAACAAGTTTAGTTAAGAAATTAGAAAAAAGATTACGTAGGTTGCAACGTAAAATATCAACAAAATATGAGTTAAATAAAGAAGGGAGGATGTTTGTCAAAACAAGCAACATTATAAAACTTGAAAAGCAAATTAGATTGCTTCATAGAAAGTTATCTAATATTCGGAACAATCATTTACACCAAGCAACTACTAAGATAGTGAAAACCAAGCCGTCAAGAGTAGTTATGGAGACACTTAATATTAAAGGTATGATGAAGAATAAACATTTATCTAAAGCTATAGCTAAACAAGGATTGTATGAGTTTAAAAGACAACTTCAATATAAATGTGAATTTTATGGAATTGAATTTGTTGAAGCTGACAAATGGTATCCATCATCAAAGATCTGTAGTGAGTGTGGTCATGTAAAAGCTAAATTATCACTATCAGAAAGAACTTATATCTGTGAAGAATGTGGAGCTGTAATTGATAGAGATTTTAATGCTTCAATTAATTTAAGTAGATATTCAGCATGATTACTTAAACAGTTATGTTTGAAGTGTAGGATTCGTTGTATCCGAAGTTAAGCCCTTGGAGTGTTATATAAAACGAAAGTAGTATGTTTTTAGAATTACAAAATCGGACACATTGAACGGGGAATTAAACAAACTTTATAAAGTTTTATAGGTTTTTGGCAACGGTAAAGAAATGAGAGTTACAAATGCAGAAGAACTAACCAATAGAATACAAGAATTAAGAAGGGCACAAAAGGAATATTCAAAGTTTACCCAAGAACAAGTAGATAATATATTTAGGGAGGCAGCTATGGCAGCTAATAATGCAAGAATAACTCTTGCTAAAATGGCTGTAGAAGAAAGTGGTATGGGTATAGTAGAAGATAAGGTTATAAAAAATCATTTCGCCGCCGAATATATATATAATCAATATAAAGATACTAAAACATGTGGTGTAATTGAAAGAGATGAAATGTTTGGAATAACTCATATTGCTGAACCAATAGGAGTAATAGCAGCAATAGTACCAACAACAAATCCAACATCAACAGCAATATTTAAAACATTAATTGCTTTAAAAACAAGAAATGCAATAATTATAAGTCCCCATCCAAGAGCAAAAAATTCAACAATACAAGCAGCTAAAATAGTATTAGAAGCAGCAGAAAAAGCTGGAGCACCAAAAGGTATAATAGGGTGGATAGATGAACCTTCAATTGAACTATCAACAAATGTTATGGCACAATCAGATATTATACTAGCTACAGGCGGACCAGGAATGGTTAGAGCTGCATACTCTTCAGGAAAACCAGCAATTGGAGTTGGTGCTGGAAATACCCCAGCAATAATTGATGATACAGCTCATATAAAGATGGCTGTAAATTCTATTTTACTTTCAAAAACTTTTGATAATGGAGTAATTTGTGCATCAGAACAAAGTTTAGTAGTAATGGAATCAGTATATGAAGAAGTTAAATGGGAGTTAAATGCAAGAGGTGCATATATTCTTAAAGGCGATGAAGTAGATAAGGTTAGACGTGTAATATTAAATTCAAATGGAGCTTTAAATGCAGACATAGTAGGTCAATCAGCTCATAAAATAGCAAAACTTGCAGGGGTTGATGTAGATGAAGCTGTAAAGGTATTAATTGGAGAAATCGAATCACCTGAACTTGAAGAACCATTTTCACATGAAAAATTGTCACCAATCTTAGG
This genomic interval carries:
- the ispF gene encoding 2-C-methyl-D-erythritol 2,4-cyclodiphosphate synthase, producing the protein MRVGLGYDVHKLVDNRKLILGGVEIPYEKGLLGHSDADVLLHAIMDSLLGACALGDIGKHFPDTDDRFKGISSIKLLKETNMLINKKGYKVNNIDATIIAQKPKMLPHIEKMRENIAKSLNINIDQINIKATTEEGLGFTGEMLGISSQSIASVENINI
- a CDS encoding anti-sigma-I factor RsgI family protein, coding for METTKFNRNKYVFTSIPAMSLVGESMIANRSKQLTLFLQELDSYNILLRDLVNFPLKESDRNVALNIAYYINGIDDLEKSVKSKKDLPITRLSRAINIKSNYLQKMRDYILAYYIIFSNKQYKLIQDYFRIKLKEDNREVINLPNKKIDEIHRGIVVASFKKSVYVLNSKGEFLKLKTIRRPRIGELADGKQKKGIRDYKIHISIALIILVFLCCAIVAQYRKIETIVVIQINSNIKLHVNRFDKVIYAYSPTEKGKTLLESTDVLNKNIDDAMSEIFDYAFDNQMIDLSKKSIITINGKQVKYGELSKTNKFLEDKNVPILINNGGNQQRLPQGFEQEEKAESKK
- a CDS encoding polysaccharide deacetylase family protein produces the protein MLKKYNFKNKSLLIFIATFLVCVLSGYSIYKNILPKVESKNISKALDEYESGNDSKINNSNIEKKRTFDESTLTNDNRGVPVLYYHSVRDSNHNEVTISPQKLKNELKYLKDQGYVTLTLSELSDYLLNNSPIPEKSIVITFDDGYMDNYQNAFPILKELDMKATIFCITSDLDGEYYLSKDAIKEMSDYGVDIQSHTVNHSELNKLSYDEQLKQLKESKKTLESITGKSVFSIAYPYGKYNKDSIKAAKAAGYSLAFTTDRGLADRDDSPLELNRIYINSNYTMATFKQILSTTKK
- a CDS encoding DUF3298 and DUF4163 domain-containing protein; this translates as MGYIVNVIGALGISLMLSTAYPQQLLINSELQSSSEFRIVEKSIRKDLDYLKEDIKIPQLIGGNDEKKINLINSIINKNILPKANEAEEISKQYFDINVQEKPRFPYEVYSTYNITSDKNSFVSFYDDYYEYLGGAHGLTSRTSYTIDKNKEELLNLKDLFASGYNYADIINNEIREQIKKNPQDYFDSGSEFKGIGENQSFYIDDDNLVIYYQLYEIAPYVKGIPEFKIPLSTFGKNFIY
- the hydE gene encoding [FeFe] hydrogenase H-cluster radical SAM maturase HydE; this translates as MNKVIEKAKITHDLNEIEILELLKNDDINEELFKAADEVREKYLGNYVHLRGLIEFTNICKRNCMYCGLRRDNKNLKRYRLSEEEILDFAKKAVSYGYRTLVLQGGEDDYFTKERMIKIIKEIKKLDVALTLSLGEKTYDEYKAFKEAGADRYLIRIETTDKKLYEDMDPNMSFEERLKCLENLGELGYEVGSGILVGLPSQTLESIAKDILFFKKINADMIGIGPFIPNEDTPLHDAEGGNLTLALKVMALTRLILPDINIPATTAMESLTPNGRVIALQSGANVVMPNVTEGEYRKLYALYPGKICTGDTPAHCRGCITGKVTGIGRIISDGYGFRGNQNNNAHDGINK
- a CDS encoding RNA-guided endonuclease InsQ/TnpB family protein, which produces MILAKKVRIIPSIEQEQKLWQSAGTVRFIYNWTLARQEENYKNGGKFICDNNLRKEITILKKNNLSWLNEVSNNVAKQAIKDGCLAYKRFFKGYSDKPRFKSKRKTKPSFYNDNVKLKVKRNMVLIEKVGWVKTSEQIPMSVNYANPRVSFDGKYWYISIGIEKEQPVVKLTDESIGIDVGIKDLAICSNRMIFKNINKTSLVKKLEKRLRRLQRKISTKYELNKEGRMFVKTSNIIKLEKQIRLLHRKLSNIRNNHLHQATTKIVKTKPSRVVMETLNIKGMMKNKHLSKAIAKQGLYEFKRQLQYKCEFYGIEFVEADKWYPSSKICSECGHVKAKLSLSERTYICEECGAVIDRDFNASINLSRYSA